ATAGAAAATTCCGCTCCGTAGTTAGCATTTGTCTAATTCCGAATAGCTTATTAGTCTTGATGAGTTTGGTTGATCTTTTTGAGATTAGCTAGCATACCCTTCATGTTTTTTAGAGCGATCGAAGTGGGGCCGTCACAGAGGGCTTCGTCTGGGTTTGGATGGGTTTCGAAGAATAGCCCATCAATTCCCACGGCAACTGCGGCTCTGGCCAGTGCCCATGACATCTCTCTTCTGCCACCACTCGAGTCGCCTTGGGCGCCGGGGAGTTGGGTGGAGTGAGTGCAATCCATAATCACTGGAAAGCCTAGGTTTCTCATTTCTACTAAGCCTGTCATATCGTTGATGAGTCTATTGTAACCGAAGGTTGTGCCTCTTTCGCACAAGAGAACTTTGCTGTTACCAGCGTCGACCGCTTTTTTAGCTACACTCTTCATATCCCATGGAGCCAAGAACTGACCTTTCTTCATATGAAGAACTTTTCCAGTTTTAGCGGCAGCTATGATCAAATCGGTTTGTCGTGACAAGAATGCAGGGATTTGAATCACATCTGCAACTTCTGCGACGGCTTCCATTTGAATTGTTTCGTGAACATCCGTTAAGAATGGAACGTCTACTTTCTTTTTGATATCGTTTAAAATCTTTAAGCCTTCTTTCATGCCATGACCGCGAAACTTATCTCCACTTTGTCTGTTGGCCTTATCGAAAGAACATTTTAAGATCCATGGAATTTGAAGTTCTGTCGTGATTTTCTTTAATTCTTGCGCAACCTCTAGAACCATACCTTGATCTTCAACAATATCCGGTCCTGCAAAGAGAACAAAATTTTTGCCATCTCCCCAAGTGAATTTTTGGGAGCCAAACTTCATTTCGACTAAATTTTTAAGTGGTTTAAAATCGCTCATTATTTTTTCCTTTTTCGTGCAGTTTTCCGTATAGTTTTCTGTGGAGATGAGTTTTTTGCAGCTATTAATATATCACAAAGTTCTCTAACGGCACCTTTGCCGCCATCCTTTTTAGTGATGTACATGGCAACTTTCTTGGCTTCGGCCATTGCTGTCGGAACTGATGCCGCGAACCCCGCTCTTTTTAAAACAGGAACATCTGGCAAATCATCACCGATATAAGCGACTTCATTTGCTTTTAAGTTGGTTTTCTTTAAAAAATCTTCGAAAGAAGGGATCTTGTCTTCCATTCCTTCGTAGAGATAATGGATGTTCAGCTTTTCTTTACGTTCTCTAATATCTTGCGCGTTTGAGCCTGTAATCATGGCGACAATAAAGCCTTCTTTTACAAGTTCTCTGATCCCAAAACCATCATATATATTAAAATTTCGACGCCATTCGCCAGGAGAATGCCACCAAATAGTGCCATCGGTTAAAATGCCATCCACATCTACAATTAAGGCTTTGATAGACTTAAGATTTTTTAGGTTAAGGTTTGGTTTTTTCAATCTCTAAAACACTATCGTTTTAAAGCTTTAAAATCAAAAGGTTTGATAACAAATCTCTTTCAGAAATCCTAGAGATTCTTTAAATGGGCTGAAACCTTGGATCGTGTGTCTTTTAAAGAAAATCTGATGAAGTTAAAAATCCTTTTATTTTGAGACAGAATCTGTCTCGTCTCCAATCGATATTATTTAGATTTCGTCACAATTAAAATTATCTATATAAGAAAACCTCAATATTACTTAGTATTTTTGAATGTTTAGAAAACTTTAAAAACTTTGACGAAAATATTCACATCTATTTTTTGGTGTGGGATTTTCCTAAACTATAAGTTAGACCAATCCAAAAAAAATATGCCAAAACGCATGGGAGCGATTGAATGAGCAAACTGTCGAATGAATCACGCAAGACGAATTCGTTTAAGAAAAATCAACTTTCTCAAAAAGCCATACCAAAATATCCAGATCAAAAAAATAAAACTAACGGTACCAATGGAAATACAAAAATCCTTGGTAAAAAGAACGGTGGCGTTTCTGTAGAAATATCAGATTTTGACTTAGCAGATTCTAAAGAGCAACTCAGACAACTTCTCGCCGTTACCAAAGCTGTTCGAAAAGGTGATTTCAGCGTGCGTATGCCACAATTGAGAGAGGGCTTAATCTCTGAGATCGGCGAAGTTCTAAATGACATTATCGAAATGAACGAAAATATGGCCGATGAATTTGCGCGTGTAAGAAATACGGTGGGCCAAGAAGGTAAAATGACTGAGAGGGTTTCTATGGGCTCAGTCAAAGGTGCTTGGTCGACCAGCGTTGATTCTATTAACTTACTGATTGGTGACCTTGTGCAACCGACCACTGAAGTCGCAAGGGTTATTACCTCGGTGGCAAAAGGCGATTTGTCACAAAAGATGTCACTTGAAATTGATGGAAG
This DNA window, taken from Bdellovibrionota bacterium, encodes the following:
- the kdsA gene encoding 3-deoxy-8-phosphooctulonate synthase — translated: MSDFKPLKNLVEMKFGSQKFTWGDGKNFVLFAGPDIVEDQGMVLEVAQELKKITTELQIPWILKCSFDKANRQSGDKFRGHGMKEGLKILNDIKKKVDVPFLTDVHETIQMEAVAEVADVIQIPAFLSRQTDLIIAAAKTGKVLHMKKGQFLAPWDMKSVAKKAVDAGNSKVLLCERGTTFGYNRLINDMTGLVEMRNLGFPVIMDCTHSTQLPGAQGDSSGGRREMSWALARAAVAVGIDGLFFETHPNPDEALCDGPTSIALKNMKGMLANLKKINQTHQD
- a CDS encoding HAD family hydrolase, yielding MKKPNLNLKNLKSIKALIVDVDGILTDGTIWWHSPGEWRRNFNIYDGFGIRELVKEGFIVAMITGSNAQDIRERKEKLNIHYLYEGMEDKIPSFEDFLKKTNLKANEVAYIGDDLPDVPVLKRAGFAASVPTAMAEAKKVAMYITKKDGGKGAVRELCDILIAAKNSSPQKTIRKTARKRKK